In one Bactrocera tryoni isolate S06 chromosome 5, CSIRO_BtryS06_freeze2, whole genome shotgun sequence genomic region, the following are encoded:
- the LOC120777150 gene encoding enhancer of split M1 protein: protein MKLIALIITGLLLLGVVSAQTENCTRFCTRIYDPVCGYNGETYKQYASPCLLESEQCETGEVIETVALEKCPDQKSAEPQDEAQMA from the exons ATGAAATTAATCGCTTTAATAATTACTG gttTGCTTCTGCTTGGAGTGGTTTCAGCGCAAACGGAAAACTGCACCAGGTTTTGTACAAGGATTTACGATCCTGTATGTGGATACAATGGAGAAACCTACAAACAATATGCCAGTCCCTGTCTGTTGGAATCAGAGCAATGTGAGACCGGCGAGG tTATAGAAACTGTGGCACTCGAGAAGTGCCCTGATCAGAAATCTGCTGAACCACAGGATGAAGCACAAATGGCGTAA